The following proteins are encoded in a genomic region of Bernardetia sp.:
- a CDS encoding RsmB/NOP family class I SAM-dependent RNA methyltransferase: MRLHRNLVLAVIDALDQIFNHQKQADKVVAITLKQDKRWGARDRNFVAETIYELVRWQRLYAKIADVENKFEVQSYSTQNLFQLFAIWAILNEIELPKWEEFEGTNYDIDTIKQQFNELQSSRKYRESIPNWLDELGEKELGNETWTKEIAALNKQAPVVLRVNTLKTNLKTLQSQLLEQNIETEKIEDYPEALQLEKRKSIVRNKLYKDGFFEIQDASSQLIGHFLEVKEGMQIIDTCAGAGGKSLHIAALMKNKGQIVSMDIFENKLTELRRRANRANVHNIKTFPIKRKERDIDYNQFKKFHNSADRVLIDAPCSGLGVLSRNPDTKWKLTSSFLEEIKQTQQTILQEYAQMTKKGGKLVYATCSILPSENQIQVEMFLKSKVGQGFEFIGDKKILSHQTGYDGFYMALLRKK; this comes from the coding sequence ATGCGCCTACATCGTAATTTAGTTTTGGCAGTCATTGATGCACTTGACCAAATTTTTAATCATCAAAAACAAGCCGATAAAGTTGTTGCCATTACGCTAAAACAAGACAAACGCTGGGGAGCAAGAGACAGAAATTTTGTTGCCGAGACGATTTATGAACTAGTGCGTTGGCAACGTTTGTATGCAAAAATAGCAGATGTGGAAAATAAATTTGAAGTACAAAGTTACTCTACTCAAAATCTGTTTCAACTTTTTGCAATTTGGGCTATCTTAAATGAAATAGAACTGCCAAAGTGGGAAGAATTTGAAGGAACAAATTATGATATTGATACAATAAAACAGCAATTCAACGAACTTCAAAGTAGCCGAAAATATAGAGAATCTATTCCAAATTGGTTAGACGAGTTAGGAGAAAAAGAACTGGGAAATGAAACTTGGACAAAAGAAATTGCTGCACTAAACAAACAAGCTCCAGTTGTTTTGCGTGTCAATACACTAAAAACGAATTTAAAAACACTTCAAAGCCAGCTTTTAGAGCAAAACATTGAAACAGAGAAAATAGAAGATTATCCAGAGGCTCTGCAACTAGAAAAAAGAAAAAGTATTGTCAGAAATAAACTGTACAAAGATGGTTTCTTCGAAATTCAAGATGCTTCTTCACAGCTTATTGGTCATTTTTTGGAAGTAAAAGAAGGAATGCAAATTATTGATACGTGTGCAGGAGCAGGAGGAAAATCACTTCATATTGCTGCTCTTATGAAAAATAAAGGACAAATCGTATCAATGGATATTTTTGAAAACAAACTGACAGAACTTCGAAGAAGAGCCAACCGAGCAAATGTCCATAATATTAAAACATTTCCCATAAAACGAAAAGAAAGAGATATTGACTACAATCAGTTTAAGAAATTTCATAATTCTGCTGATAGAGTTTTGATAGATGCGCCGTGTAGTGGCTTGGGTGTTTTGAGTAGAAATCCAGATACAAAATGGAAACTTACCTCCAGTTTTTTGGAAGAAATCAAACAAACACAGCAGACCATTTTACAAGAATATGCTCAAATGACAAAAAAAGGTGGAAAGCTCGTATATGCAACTTGTTCTATCTTACCATCAGAAAATCAAATTCAAGTTGAAATGTTTTTGAAAAGCAAAGTAGGGCAAGGTTTTGAGTTTATTGGGGATAAAAAAATACTTTCTCATCAGACAGGTTATGATGGTTTTTATATGGCTTTGTTGAGGAAAAAGTAA
- a CDS encoding nucleoside recognition domain-containing protein — translation MALNRIWTGFFIIAFIFAIFQLLDGNVEVFSKITNSTFDSAKVGFEISLYLTGAMALWLGIMRIGEQAGAIEVLAKLVSPLFRHLFPEVPKNHGAVGAMLMNFSANMLGLDNAATPLGLKAMEELQSLNPKPKEASNAQIMFLVLNTSGLTIIPVSVMVYRAQAGAVNPAEVFVPILIATFFATLAGIIAVGIKQRLNLFHPVVLLYLGGLTAFISFITWFFSTLSQEKISLYSSVASNFILFSVMVGFIAWAAFKKVNVYETFIEGAKEGFSIAVKVIPYLVAMLVAIGVFRASGAMEMLISAVSWIFSIFSVDTEFVKALPIAIMKPLSGSGARGLMIDAFTTYGVESFVGKLAATLQGSTDTTFYVLAVYFGSVNIKNTRYAVSCGLIADFVGVVAAILLSYLFFA, via the coding sequence ATGGCTCTTAACCGAATTTGGACTGGCTTTTTCATTATTGCTTTTATTTTTGCCATCTTTCAGCTTCTTGATGGTAATGTTGAGGTCTTCTCAAAAATTACAAACTCTACCTTTGATAGTGCCAAAGTAGGCTTTGAAATTTCGCTTTATCTTACAGGAGCAATGGCTCTTTGGCTTGGAATTATGCGAATAGGCGAACAAGCTGGCGCAATAGAAGTACTAGCAAAACTTGTTAGCCCACTTTTTAGGCATCTTTTTCCAGAAGTTCCTAAAAATCATGGAGCTGTTGGAGCAATGTTAATGAATTTTTCTGCCAATATGTTGGGCTTAGACAACGCAGCTACTCCATTAGGTTTAAAAGCTATGGAAGAACTACAATCATTGAATCCAAAACCCAAAGAGGCTAGTAATGCACAGATTATGTTTTTGGTTTTGAATACTTCTGGACTGACAATTATTCCTGTCTCGGTAATGGTATATAGAGCGCAAGCTGGAGCAGTAAATCCTGCTGAAGTTTTTGTTCCTATATTGATAGCTACTTTTTTTGCTACTTTGGCTGGTATTATTGCTGTTGGAATAAAGCAAAGACTCAATCTTTTTCATCCTGTTGTACTTTTATATTTGGGAGGACTGACTGCCTTCATATCTTTCATTACGTGGTTTTTTAGTACGCTTTCTCAAGAAAAAATTAGTCTATATTCTTCTGTGGCAAGTAATTTTATTTTGTTTAGCGTAATGGTAGGTTTTATTGCTTGGGCAGCCTTTAAGAAAGTAAATGTTTATGAGACATTTATAGAAGGAGCAAAAGAGGGTTTTTCTATTGCTGTAAAAGTGATTCCTTATCTAGTAGCAATGCTCGTGGCGATTGGTGTTTTTCGTGCTTCTGGAGCAATGGAAATGCTCATTTCGGCTGTAAGCTGGATATTTTCTATTTTTTCTGTCGATACAGAATTTGTAAAAGCCTTGCCAATTGCCATTATGAAACCTCTTAGTGGAAGTGGAGCAAGAGGACTTATGATTGATGCTTTTACCACATATGGAGTAGAATCTTTTGTAGGAAAATTAGCTGCTACACTTCAAGGTTCTACGGATACTACTTTTTATGTCTTGGCTGTATATTTTGGTTCTGTCAATATCAAAAACACAAGATATGCTGTTAGTTGTGGACTAATTGCAGACTTTGTAGGTGTAGTAGCTGCTATTCTGCTTAGTTATTTATTTTTTGCTTAG
- a CDS encoding caspase family protein → MKHVTVSFFVLLILFSFTSKPQQNNQEKFILIQCGATSDPNEDIRKGVQKNMDGMEELMKKIATILNRDFENIELTGNNFNDQTLKKQLTTLENKYEGQKPIIVFYYVGHGEADKEVETELPYLLFKTRRDANNNLISLNPNGSIYLGTISNQIEASFPYSTRWVIAETCNQFLKNSQIHNYSSGVSVNAGTQSQLLKQNMTDVFKESLTIYSSKRGEPAYITKDGGVFFAWFDEIFTDLIDNPEELTLNNLKRKLIKKQRTRFDYQGKEVMQTLGFGK, encoded by the coding sequence ATGAAACATGTTACTGTCTCTTTTTTTGTCTTGCTTATACTTTTTTCCTTTACTTCTAAACCACAGCAAAACAACCAAGAAAAATTTATTCTGATTCAATGTGGAGCAACTTCTGACCCCAACGAAGATATCAGAAAAGGAGTACAAAAAAATATGGATGGAATGGAAGAGCTTATGAAGAAAATAGCTACCATTTTGAACAGAGATTTTGAAAATATAGAATTAACAGGAAATAACTTCAATGACCAAACCCTTAAAAAACAATTAACCACTTTAGAAAATAAATATGAAGGGCAAAAGCCTATTATTGTTTTTTATTATGTCGGACACGGAGAAGCAGATAAAGAAGTAGAAACTGAGTTGCCTTATCTTTTATTCAAAACAAGACGAGATGCAAATAATAATTTGATTTCTCTTAATCCTAACGGCTCAATTTATTTAGGTACAATAAGTAATCAAATAGAAGCTAGTTTTCCATACTCTACTCGTTGGGTAATTGCAGAAACGTGTAATCAGTTTTTAAAAAATTCACAGATTCATAATTATTCTAGTGGAGTGAGTGTAAATGCAGGCACACAGAGTCAGCTTTTGAAGCAAAATATGACAGACGTTTTCAAAGAATCTCTTACTATCTATTCTTCTAAGAGAGGAGAGCCTGCTTACATTACAAAAGACGGAGGTGTATTTTTCGCTTGGTTTGATGAAATATTTACTGACCTAATTGATAACCCAGAAGAACTGACACTAAATAATTTGAAAAGAAAACTTATCAAGAAACAAAGAACACGATTCGATTATCAAGGAAAAGAAGTAATGCAGACATTGGGGTTTGGAAAATAG
- a CDS encoding RNA polymerase sigma factor, translating to MSLKNITLKELCVLYSDATCEKERQRYSGSIFVHLQSIKSQAKAYLLTGHLDTFYLEAEFEDIFIDTVKAFFENLDKKGEDITNAEGLFFRIYKNKGIDLFRKEEKRRNTTSSLENSDNENSSSNEHFLNGKAKENYEREEQNENSESELNLVLELCCSLLNEKKREATYLHYYAEMAQKEVAENLNISLSAVKERCREGRKQTLLFLKNYKENRESYSEFNFTQKQKNLLSASSFFNDITIFDCQNIEKVFEKATLILQKEDLKHFLRWLFKNSFFSKIPNKITARWANALYFWKNNFYKKEIPVKS from the coding sequence ATGAGTTTGAAAAATATTACTCTAAAAGAATTGTGTGTACTTTATTCTGATGCTACTTGTGAGAAGGAAAGACAACGGTATAGTGGTTCTATCTTCGTACATCTACAAAGCATTAAAAGCCAAGCAAAAGCATACCTTCTAACTGGACATTTAGACACGTTTTATTTAGAAGCCGAATTCGAAGATATATTTATAGATACTGTGAAAGCCTTTTTTGAAAATTTGGATAAAAAAGGAGAAGACATCACAAATGCAGAAGGACTATTTTTTAGAATTTATAAAAATAAAGGTATAGATTTATTTAGAAAGGAAGAAAAGAGACGAAATACCACATCTAGTTTAGAAAATTCTGACAATGAAAATAGTTCTTCCAACGAACATTTTTTAAATGGAAAAGCAAAAGAGAATTACGAAAGAGAAGAACAAAATGAAAACTCAGAAAGTGAATTGAATTTGGTTTTGGAGCTTTGTTGTAGTCTTTTGAATGAGAAAAAAAGAGAAGCTACTTATTTACATTATTATGCAGAAATGGCTCAAAAAGAAGTGGCAGAAAATCTCAACATCTCATTATCTGCCGTAAAAGAACGATGTAGAGAAGGCAGAAAACAGACCTTGTTATTTTTAAAAAACTACAAAGAAAATAGAGAGAGCTATAGTGAGTTTAATTTTACACAGAAACAGAAAAATCTACTTTCAGCATCTTCTTTTTTTAATGACATTACTATTTTTGACTGTCAAAATATTGAAAAAGTTTTTGAAAAAGCAACACTGATTTTACAGAAAGAAGATTTAAAGCATTTTCTTAGGTGGCTTTTTAAAAATAGTTTTTTTAGTAAAATACCTAATAAAATTACAGCCAGATGGGCAAATGCACTTTACTTTTGGAAAAATAATTTCTACAAAAAAGAAATACCAGTAAAATCCTAA